CCGGTTATTCCCctcaaagtaaaaacaaatgttaggACACTGGTAAATGAGATCTAAGTTGGGATGGTGTTGGCTGTGAAAGATCTCAGACCACCTCGGGTTCCTTCAGTTCTTGAGAGACTTATCTTAATAAAGCTTGATACGAACCGAGATTGAGCTCCGGCAAATGGGACACACATGGAGGTCTTCCCCACATCCAGCGCAAGTCTGATgagcaaaataagaaaaacaaaggaaagttAACGATTTTGATTCAAGTGCGATGCTTAGGTAACTCGGGAGTGGAAATGCACCTGATGACCACAATTGAAAGCCATGTTCTTTGCACTCACTAGACATACGGGGCAAAACTGTTGCTGTTTATCCAACAAAAAGATGTGACGAGCAGCAAAAGATTATCAATgcattgttgtttctttctttgtaaatCATACCTGGCTCTCGTTATGAGTAGTTGAAGGTGGTGTAGAGGAAACACCATTATCAtatggtttgttttgaaaactGGTTGATCGGGAAGTTCTTGGGCTGTTGCGCATAGATTGAGTAGCATAAGTTGGTGGTGGAAGCGCAATCCTGTCTGGACAATGTCCGGTTCTTTGTCTGCAAATTCGAAACAAGGAACGAAATTGGCGGTTATTGAGATCAATTCATAAATGCTGCAGTGATGAACTCAAATATCTGAATTTACTTACCCAAGTAAGCCTAGTTCGAGGGTGGCTTTATACTGAGACGGGATCTCCATCAAGGCAGAAAGCGCGAATTCTGCCTCTTTTCTTGCTGGATCAATGTTCTTTGACATTATATCCGTGAAATTCACAAACTGAAAGGATTCAAATAGACAACAAAAACCTTTGAAATTGATACATTTGCCAGGAAAAAGACAAGGGATCTATCTACACTATTGTAGAAACATGTTGATATTATTACCTGGAAATTGTCAAAGGCACGAGCGGGGATGTTGTCATCAAACTGTCTCATGGTGTCCCAGGGACCATCTCCAACACCAACAAGAACTATAGACAAAGGATATTCACTGCAACAGAATCCACCACAAGTTAGAGAGACACAGTTTGAAATTGGATTTTCGTCAAAGGAAATAGTATTTATTACCTTGCTCTAACAATGGCATCAATAGTCTGCTGCTCTTGTGGACTGAATCCACCGTTATCTGTATCAACACTTCTTGTCACCTGTCATAGTTAAAAGCTCCAATGGTAACTATACAGTACACAAATGTCTGGGAATGATTATAACTAAACACAAATAGATACAAGAAATACTTTCTCTAGTCGAATTAGGTTCCAATCTTTACCTGTCCATCAGCGATAATGAGAAGAACATGGTACTGGCCACCACTTTCTTCCACAATTGTCATGGCCCTTTCGATGATAGGTGCAAAAGATGTCGGACCTGTAAGAGAAGCAGCAAACTATAAGGAAAAAGTACAGCAAGATTCAGAAGACATGCAGAAGAAAAGGGATTATTCATCTCACTCAACCTGAGAGACGAAGCTGGGGAACAATCTCTCTGTAACACATGAGAACTTCTTCAAACCCGTTACAATATGTATCATTGGGATTGAAACTGAAGACATCCTGATCATGAGTTGTAGCTGCATAGTCAAAGAGAAACCAACCTTAAAATCTATTCTAGACAGGAACTTAACAGCTACATAAAAACAATCAGGGTTTGTACCATCTCCAAATCCATAACAGGGGATCAAATTATCCTCATCAAAAACCGATAAAGTCTTTCCAATGATGGAAATAGCTTGTTGATAAGGGTTTGGAGTAGTTCCAATGAAATGCAGACTCTTCCTACCAAATGATCTCGCCCCTAAATCAAATCACCCAAGTCAGCTTCCAGGTCAAAGAAACATATACTAAAACATTGAGATAAATTCTCTAACCTGTCCACTCGTTGCTCTTGGTGACATCTATACCAACAATGAGATTCGAGGACTCCAAACCGGCATGTGAAAGAGCAGCGGTaacctaaaagaaaagaaatatcaacaaaacaccAATAGAGAGATTCACAAACCGACACAACGACCTaagagacaaacaaacaaaaacaagagtgATCATCAAACCTCATCAATGGAACGGTAGTTATCAGCAATCCGTGAATACTTCCTCTCAAGATTCTTCGGTGTTTGTCTCCCAGAATTATAGGATGAAACAGGAGACGCAGATGGATGGTTTGGTGTCTGATAATAGCTGCTCTGGTCCCAAGCAGACGAATAAGATGAGCTCCCAGACACACTACGTTCATACCTACGACCACTTCCACCTCCTCTAGGTGACTCTTTAGAGCTACTTCCTCCCATCCAAGAcaaccaaacccaaaacaagataaacaaaacaatcgcCTGCAACACTTCAAGCATATGTCAAAAAATCAGATTAAGCCAACAACAAAGTTCCCttcttatcaaaatcaaacacgcatatataaatatgagaGAGCTTATTGACTCTGAAACAGATccaaagtttggattttttcaTCAAAGTCTTCACCTTTTACATTGTTTAAACACGTTTGACTCGGTAAATTTCACATTCATTGCctaataaactaatatatatcaGTAAGTCGCTTTCAGGAGGATTATAGCATCGCCGTGAAATACAAGGAAATTCTCAAAGTTTTTCCGGCGAGAAATGATAAATTAAGGGAAGACCCAATTCGGAAAATTACAGGAAACAAGGGCTTTACGAGTTGACTGGTTCAAACTAATTGAGAGAgtcacagagagagagagacgttACCTGTAATCGAATCAGCCCAAGGATCTCTTGtgaagttgatttttttaattcaccAATTGTGACGTTTATATACGTATccatttcacaaaaacaaaacaaaaaataagggAAGTAAActtatagtaattaaaattttagtttgataattaaatttttgggGGATCATAtaccataagaaaaaaattaaaataaaattttacaattacAATCTATGCATATTTTTATCCTACCAAAAAAATCTATGCATATTTTTATacttaatttattaattttataaatatatattttttaaataaattaagatttcTTGAAGATATGGAAAAACGAAATTGAAATATACAgtagaaatattattttatttcttacatgattttcaataatttatttatatttattattttcttgcaaaagataaattatcacattttcctttgtttttgttaaaattttatcttcCCCTGCATAAAAGATTTGACTAAATGCTAGATACAGTtcaatatattactattaagtTATATACTATCATCCAACAAGAAAAGTTGAACAGCAACTCCACAACCAAATAACCCAAGCTATGAACCTTAAGAAATTTAGACATGAAAAGTTGATAAACActtatatctttattttattgttaaacaTATAATGATATAAATCAATACAATGTGTTAACTTCTCATTATATGTTATTTAACACATTGTATTGTCACCACatatctctgttttcttaGTTACGTTTTTTTGAGTTAATGATAACATCATAGATGTAAATGTTAAGTAGAAACAGTGTGTGACAGAGCATGATACAAAAAGtgttttatttcaatattttacttttcttaaaGTTCACATTTTTATTCTATAACACACAATACATAGATAGAGGCACAAAGACTTGCAAGCACAAACGAAAGAAGAGGGAGAGATAACAAAgatataagagaagaaaaacacaccgaactacagaagaagaattttgttAATCTCGAACCCATTTCGGTTCTTTGATCACGATAAGTGGATTTACGCTTTCATCAAAGATGCAGTTAGATTTTTGCCTAAAACCGCGTAAACCGAGCTCCATCCTGCCTGAGTAGGGTGAAGTACATCCCAGAAGAAAGTAGACTTAGGATCATCGCATAAGGTATAGTTCTTCTGACCTTTCTCGTCCACAACCCCACAAACACCTCCTCAACATTCTTTCAACGGAGTTTTAAACCGCGTACTCCCTACATTTCCATAACCAATCACACAATATATAAAAGCCTTGAAAATATGGATTTCAAGAATGttgtgttttactttttcttaactGGAGTCTCTCCATTGTTCTTGAAAACGGTCAAGAAGGCGTTGTAGTAATCAATGAACATGAAAGTCGAATCCTTGGTCTCTTTGTTGAGCGTGGCCAGTAGTGTCTTCAACTTGTTGTTGTGATAGATCACTAGCCCGTTTACAGCTATAATGCAATCCTTGACTGTGGAGCCTTTGGAGATGAAGGGGATAGTTAAATAATGTTATTTGGAATTTTCCATATACATAATGGAATCTTCTTAGTTTATTATCTACTATTTTAAGTGATCTAAATTCTAAACACATTTCTATAGTGGGAAGTATACGAAACGAATTATTTAAGATATTTAATGGAAAAAAGTTTtagaaacaagtaaaaaattggttttggtCAGTACACTCAAGTGTAGCCGTAAGCTATGACGACGAAATGAAAACAACTTTAAATTATTTCCCAAGCCTCTTTCCGACAGTATGGGGCTCTAAAAGTATATCACTAATTCAGTAGTCGAATCGAATATGCCTTTGTTCTTTCCCTTTTAAATccataatttatttctaaaataataaaaaggagaTTGTCACTGGAGAAGCCGCCTCAAATGATGTCCATATCGCATCATAACATTTAACGTCACacgataaaacaaaacatttcgtattttgttttgcaatcTATTTAGTAATTGCATTATTAGTAGTGGCCTATCTCTTTTGAAGTTGAAAGTCTCTAGTTGACTTGGTCGTATTTGTATCATTGTCACATATAAGTGAAAATTAAGATGGACATTTCCGATATTATTAGCTAAATTAAAtcattctaattttttttaccagaTATTCAAAATTCCAACTCATTTAGAGTTTCACGTTGGCATCCAAGTACTTGGATTAGCTTTCGACTAAACAAGAAATTTTACGTTTTTGCATAGAttataaaattagtttgaaaatttggttCAAAAATTTCCTGATTAAAAGAATATAACGAAGCATTTTATAATGatgacaatgattcataatttttgtaagtgcTTCAGTTGCTACCTAACTCAAAGTCGCAACTTATATTCTAAcagtttcatcattttaattttctaaaaaaaaaaaaaaatcaaagaccaaaaaattctaaattaaaCCTATAATAGTTtcctttaaccaaaaaaaaaaaacctatacTAGTTTCAAGGCTCGTAGAGGAAGTTAGATTACTTACCATTTAAAAATctacaatttaaatatataatttttttaaagtattttataaaataacattacaagatagatctttttttttttggtaaaaaataagatagattatatatagatagatcaataaacataaaaatagttttggCGCGTTATAGAAAGGCTCTATGCATCTAATCACTATCCTCTCTCCGTCGCGTAGTTCAAGGAGTTCTCCTTTGATTATCCTTaaatatctctcttctctcgttTTCTTCTACCTCCTCCTCCCATTTCTTTTCATTGCCCTTGTTACGGAACATGAACACTTCATCGTCCTTCAAGGCCCTTGCTTCTCCTCCTTTGATTTCTACCTCTagaccaacaacaaaatctttcCCAAACCCAAGATTCACTTCAAGATTCTCTCCTAAACCCATTACATGCATGCGCGATTCTCTTAATCTTGGCTCGAATCCAAAAGCTCCAAGCCCTTTTTCTTTGGCAACGGTTTCGGTTGATGCTCCTTTGGGAACAAAAACCTCCGACAAGCTTCGCATCCTCGTATCCGAGTTCCGGTCCTTAACCGAACCTATCGACCGTGTAAAACGTCTCTTAAACTACGCAGCAACTCTAGCCCCGCTCGATGAGTCGGCTCGCATCTCCGAGAACCGAGTCACGGGATGTACGACTCAAGTGTGGTTAGAGATAAAGATGGATGAGTTTGGGAGGATGAGGTTTAAAGCAGACAGTGATTCGGAGATCTCGAAagggttttgttcttgtcttaTCTGGATCCTAGACGGTGCTAAGCCAGAGGAAGTGATGGGCGTGAGAAGCGAGGACTTGTCGGAGATGAACGTTGGGGTTCACGGCAAGGAACAGTCAAGGGTTAACACGTGGCACAACGTGTTGATGAGTATGCAGAAACGGACCATGACTCTAGTTGCTACTGACGTGGCGCATCAAAGAGGACAAAGACCACCGCACCAACATGATCTCTTATTTAAATACGTTAATGGAAGTTACATGGAATCTTCTAAGGTTCATGATTATTCCATTTCGTTGCTTCCTTTgtattatgattttattatatgaatGTGTTTTTGGTGTGCTTTAGAATATTGTAACGCCTAATTTTGAACATAAATTCAAagtttgtgttcttttgtatcttgcaaaatcaaagttttgaggATAAGTTAAACACCATGATGTTAGCAAGAATTATTAGGACTGGTCCAATGTTTTCGGATACAGTGCCCCAAATCTAGAAAATTGGGTTCTTTTATACATTATccagattttctttcttatcaaGAATTTtcactataatttttttttaactttttttttgttaaaaaagtCCACCAATAGTAATTAGTAAATACTAAAATGTCTTCGGATAGTGTCATACTGTCAAATAACTATAAATATTGACAAAGATCTAATAATCCGATTTTAAATTTGGAgatcttaatatataattttacttgttttgtttttgtcgtAGGCCGAGTCTAAAACCATATACCATCTAGTAAGTTAAATATACCAAAAAGTCTGTTCAGTTTTGAAATTAGTCGGATGTTTAAGCAAATTCGAATACTCGATgttaaatctaaaaaaaaaaaaattgtttaggtCTTTAAACATAAAATGGAAACGAGCTAATTCTAAATTAAAGCAATATCTTCCTTACGTGAAGTCTTATGTAAGAAGATTTTTAGTCGTTGGCTGATCATAACCGTCTATATTGCTAAAGTCAAGAACACCAACCCCCCCCCCATCGAATTTCTTAATCTTCAAGGATATTTGGTATTTcgattttctttcatttaagTATCACTAGCACTATGTGATGAGTTTAGATTATAACAATGAAAATGATTGCGGGACCAGAGATGGgcctcacaagtcacaactcACAAAAAGTGATCAatgtgatttatatatttattaatttataaaagtaataTTTGAGTTTAAATATCAATTCAGAACTggaaaatttttaatttaacaaaatgttaaTTTCTGGAGGTTCAAACgtatttttaaataatgtttgtattaagtattaaaataacattaatttacagcatatcttttaatttggtattggatttaagaaaatatacaaatatcaattacttatataatttttcattggttaaaaacaaatatgacaTCATCTATATATGGTAATTTTAGtgttccaacaaaaaaaaaaagacttccATCTATATATGGTGAGTTGGTGTAACCGCTGAGGCGCTGACCACAAGGTCCACAACAATCAGTTCTAAAATAGGCTGGGTCCACAAgcaattatttttcaaaaaggttatatttttttcattttctttctcctaTATCGAATAGGTGAAAGAAGGAATTCccaaaaaatttcttatatatagttAAGTTTCTAAGTAAATATGTCAAGCCAATGTAAGATATTATTGTGTATAATACGAGTTAAATAACTTTCATGAAtactcaaattttgattatattattgtGTAAATAAGAGTTTAGATATTggtaaataactaaatatcaAATAAGGAGGTGAAAGGTTAACATTTAGCACCTAGGCGgcatttttgtttgggtttttaaCAAActagaaaaactaaatttgttgatttttaatGCTGTCACAATGAGGAGATGAGATACAAAAAGTATATGTTTAAGTTcaataataaatttacaacttttattaattacaaattatCGTAATATGTCACAATGATTTTTAATGCTGTCACAATGAGGTAAtacattattttcattatacaTATCgacttttattaattacaaattatCGTACACATAAGTACATAACTTAATGTACGCATTACGGATATGCATTCAAAATCtcttagtttagttttttttttttttttttttttttttttttttttgggtaaacaTGTGAAGATTTCATAccaattttcagttttttacAGAATACAGAGGCTTAAACAAAGAAGACAGAAGACCAAAATCTACAAACGTACGACATAACAAAAGAACACTGCAAAACaagagtaaaacaaaagaagtagCATAAGTTGGAGTAAGAGGAATCCCAATTCAATCAGAAATGCCGCGAGTCTTCCGCACCCGAGAGAACGCCCAAATACTCTGACGATGCGGGCATACAGCTTTTCCAAACGCAAAGATCATCTTTCACTTGCAAGAACAAGTTATTATCAAACACATCTTATAtctgtatttatttatattatataataaagagtTTAAGGCAATACATTATATTAactaaatatcaatttttgttaaattacaaataaaccaaaaaacgGTTACGAAATAGTGTGAAtctcttaattataaaaagacaaaagaaaatattttcgAATTTAAGTTCAGAATAtcttaattataagaaaacaaaaggaaataCATTTGGATTTCTGTTCAGAATCtcataattataaaaagacaaaaacgaAATCCTTTGACTAATAAATAGATAGACCTATTATCCTATATAACGCATTGACTAATAAATACATcgaaatattctttttttcttcctccaatttgaatgtttgtaacaactttctatatttttgaCTGCGCCAAAACCCTAGTGCATCTTATCTATTTATACTTTTACCAATTCACTGTTGCCACTCACACTATTTCGTAGTCATTGTAGCTCTCTTGTGACAACAATATGACTAATAAACTTCGCTCAGAAGAAACAATCACGtccctttcttctttcatGGCTAGTACACTTAGCATTGCGTCACCCTCTCCTTGTTCTATTCCATTGTCGGTCACAAAGGTCTCGCctttaaagagaaagagacctACCCACTTAAATATCCCTGACCTCAATCCTCAACAACCGATTTCAACTGATTACTTCCGTTTCAGAGAGGGTGACGCAAAGGTCTCGCctttaaagagaaagagacctGCCCACCTAAATATCCCTGACCTCAATCCTCAACAACCGATTCGAACTGATTACTTCAGTTTCACAGACTTTGCTCACCAAAACGGCACCGTAAGCTTCGGTGGCAATGGTTTTGGTGTCGTCTCCAGAAACGGTAAGAAGAAGTTTATGGAAGATACTCACAGAATTGTTCCTTGTTTGGTTGGTAACTCCAAAAAggtatctttttttcttcctcttcattgAATTAATAGGTTTGAGATCTTAAGTGTGTTTTGTGGTTGATGGGTTTGGGATTGATTTTTGTAGAGTTTCTTTGGAGTTTATGATGGTCATGGAGGTGCTAAAGCTGCAGAATTTGTGGCTGAGAATTTGCACAAATATGTTGTTGAGATGATGGAGAATTGTAAGGGGAAGGAGGAGAAAGTTGAAGCCTTTAAGGCTGCTTTTTTGAGGACTGATCGTGATTTCCTAGAAAAGGTAATAAAGGAACAATCTTTGAAGGTTACTTGTAAGAAAGATTACAATCTATTTTGAACTTACTGGTTGCATAAAAATATTAGGGTGTTGTGAGTGGTGCTTGCTGTGTTACTGCTGTGATACAAGATCAGGAGATGATTGTATCAAATTTGGGAGATTGTAGAGCTGTCCTGTGTAGAGCAGGTGTTGCTGAGGCTCTTACTGATGATCACAAACCAGGAAGGGATGATGAAAAGGAAAGAATTGAGAGTCAGGTAATGTTGTCAAGTGTCAAGAAGTTTGTATTTTTGCTGATTGTGTGTTGAGAGAGTAGAGTTTGATACCTTTCATGACATTTGGTTTACAGGGAGGTTATGTCGATAATCATCAAGGGGCTTGGCGAGTTCAGGGAATACTTGCGGTTTCCAGAAGCATTGGAGATGCACACTTAAAGAAGTGGGTGGTTGCTGAACCTGAGACGAGAGTACTAGAACTGGAACAAGATATGGAGTTTCTTGTCTTAGCTTCTGATGGACTTTGGGATGTGGTTAGCAATCAAGAAGCTGTTTATACCGTGTTGCATGTTCTAGCTCAGAGAAAGACGCCTAAAGAAAGTGAGGAGGAGAACTTGGTTCAGGGCTTTGTCAATATGAGCCCATCTTCGAAACTTCGTCGAGCTTCACTGGTCAAGTCTCCCAGATGTGCTAAATCCCAAAGTTACTACTACAACTCAGAGAATGAATCACCCTCACTCAACCGTGAAATAGGGAGTTCACCTTCAAAGTCACCGATAACACCGTGGAAGTCTCTTTGGGCCAAAGCGGCTTGCAAAGAGCTTGCGAACCTGGCTGCAAAAAGAGGCAGTATGGATGATATCACAGTGGTGATAATTGATCTCAACCATTACAAAGGCTGAAAACTCttaacaaatatgtttgtATTCTATATAAGTATCATATCTCTCTGAGACTCTAGTGGTTATGTAGATTCTTGttcataatatataatggACTAATCTCACCATAAATCTTATTGCGTTCTTACTAAATTCATATCAGTGACTTACATTTGTTTCCTGTCTAAGAAATCATAGAAACAAACtcataaaaagaagaaaagcttgtttcttcttgttgtcaCTGCCTTTTACAGGCCTTGCTTAACCCTGGAGCAATCTTATCGAAAATGAATTTGTTAGCAGCCTGCGTGAAGTGTACACCGTCCCACACAACAGCCTTATCAGGCTCATCGCACGGCTTTCCAATGTAAACCTCTTTACCTTTcacaatcttcttcatcccACATCCGATACCCTTGTTGTAGTTATACTTCCCTCCATGTCCACAACACGAAACCAACGATCCCTTAAACCCGTGACCCTGAGCGTGAACAAACAACTCATGCTTGAGAGAGTAGACATCTACATAAGTGATGGCTGCTTCAGATAGAGAACTTCTTAGCTCGATCACAGCTTGTTTCAAAGCGTGATTGAATTGTTGAGCTAAGTGGTTCAAAGGAGAAACACATCCATGTGAATCAAAGTCTGATGCTTTATTCGGAAACCGTTCAATCACATAAGCTAAACAACCAATAGGTCCAGTGTTATGAATCCAGAAGTATCTCCCTCCTTGTCCATAAATATTCTatcaccaaaagaaaaaacacatttttatgatttccctttaaacaaaatcagagTCAGAAACAGAGAGACCAACCTTGATAGCATTCATGAACTGACTTATGATCTCAGGAACTTCGGTTTCAACTTGTTCTACGGTTTTATTAGCGAAGTAACCTGCTGTGAGATCGTTCTGACCAATGTCAAAAGTGTACAAAGCTTTTGAGAAGCTGTCGGATTCAGGCAACATTGTCTTGTAGACTCCTCCACGACTACGAACAGTTTGAGATCTGTTGTGGAAGTTATAGAATTGTACGAACTGTACATCGAGTGAAAATGGGCTGAATCCACTTTGACGTAGAGTAGAGTTAAGAGCTCTTATCGGAGATCCCGCGGTAGCGAAGTTAGCGCCGTGGCTGAAGTTTGAACCAACGGAGTCTAGAAACGCGCTTAGATATGGTAATCCAAGACTCTCCGCTATGTTCAAAACAGAAGCAAAatcagcaaaaacaaaaaacgcaAACGTTTTGGATAGGGAAGAGTTAGTGTACCTATGAAGTCAATGACGAGGCGACCATCGCAGTATCGTCCCGCGGGTGAGCCGAAGAAGGAAGAGCCGTGAGGAGGACCAGCTTGGCCAAAAGCAGCGGAGAGACCGCCGGTATCGGAGTTAGAGTCACCAAAGTTAAAGATTGCTGGGAAATGGCATTGATGGGCATGTGTTGATGGTGATAgtgaagaaagcaaagagagagcaaacaaagaagatagGATTGGATTCATTGGTAAAGCTAAAGATGTAAAGAGACCAAAACTCAATCACGGGACTTTTATCctcaaaagaagagaaacgtTACCCCtaccagaaaaagaaagaaggttggcaaaacacaaaaatcagAGATTTGtgatatgtttttattgaGATAGGGTTAGTTATAAATCAATACATTTTGAATATGTTTACGAAAATACTTGTAAGTTTACCATCATACAAAtatgctttctttctttggaggattctcttcttatttctttctttttaagtttatatGGTAGCTTtccattttcatattttattttattttcgttgTAGATatctagtttttttaatttgttgtcTCTATTTTCTATCacgttttttttctcaaatcttcttttatctttttttgcaTGAGTTGTCGTGTATACACTCTCACGATTATCGCAACATTAATGAAACAGGGTTGTGAGATTGTTGTGTGGTTTCGTTCGTAGAGATGATTGTTTGGATTCCAAAATGGTTGAAACATGCTTGTTTGGATTTGTTCAACTGGTTGAAAAGGGCTTTGCTTCGTTTGATTGGCTATGGCTacataaatatgattaataGTAAGCTCACTGATTGACCATCTAACATTTTCTTGGCCTCTTTTAGCTATGGGGAACAACATAgtgttttcttactttaatAGATGTGTTACCATTCTACAAGTTTGGAAGAACGTGTGTTTAAACATTAGtagaaacatgaaaatttaagaaaaataccCCTAGTTGTTAATAGAAATGTATTGTTAATGCcctactaatatttttttcccaGTGAATTCTGTTCACCAGTCATCACAACTTTCGAAGTGATGCTTAACATAAATTATCGAAACTTTGTGAAAATGTTTAAACGTCGTAAAAACtttacaataatttaaaaacaactGAATGTTCTTCTTAGAGGTTAATGTATCAGATGGCAAAACGTCGCCGTTTTACATTCCTCTCATCTGAAACTGTTACAAGTCTGTTAATACGGTGCCGTTTAATTGTAGTTgtttt
This sequence is a window from Arabidopsis thaliana chromosome 1 sequence. Protein-coding genes within it:
- the SUFE2 gene encoding sulfur E2 (sulfur E2 (SUFE2); CONTAINS InterPro DOMAIN/s: Fe-S metabolism associated SufE (InterPro:IPR003808); BEST Arabidopsis thaliana protein match is: quinolinate synthase (TAIR:AT5G50210.1); Has 2361 Blast hits to 2361 proteins in 734 species: Archae - 2; Bacteria - 1651; Metazoa - 0; Fungi - 0; Plants - 86; Viruses - 0; Other Eukaryotes - 622 (source: NCBI BLink).), whose protein sequence is MNTSSSFKALASPPLISTSRPTTKSFPNPRFTSRFSPKPITCMRDSLNLGSNPKAPSPFSLATVSVDAPLGTKTSDKLRILVSEFRSLTEPIDRVKRLLNYAATLAPLDESARISENRVTGCTTQVWLEIKMDEFGRMRFKADSDSEISKGFCSCLIWILDGAKPEEVMGVRSEDLSEMNVGVHGKEQSRVNTWHNVLMSMQKRTMTLVATDVAHQRGQRPPHQHDLLFKYVNGSYMESSKVHDYSISLLPLYYDFII
- a CDS encoding Protein phosphatase 2C family protein, which gives rise to MTNKLRSEETITSLSSFMASTLSIASPSPCSIPLSVTKVSPLKRKRPAHLNIPDLNPQQPIRTDYFSFTDFAHQNGTVSFGGNGFGVVSRNGKKKFMEDTHRIVPCLVGNSKKSFFGVYDGHGGAKAAEFVAENLHKYVVEMMENCKGKEEKVEAFKAAFLRTDRDFLEKGVVSGACCVTAVIQDQEMIVSNLGDCRAVLCRAGVAEALTDDHKPGRDDEKERIESQGGYVDNHQGAWRVQGILAVSRSIGDAHLKKWVVAEPETRVLELEQDMEFLVLASDGLWDVVSNQEAVYTVLHVLAQRKTPKESEEENLVQGFVNMSPSSKLRRASLVKSPRCAKSQSYYYNSENESPSLNREIGSSPSKSPITPWKSLWAKAACKELANLAAKRGSMDDITVVIIDLNHYKG
- a CDS encoding Protein phosphatase 2C family protein (Protein phosphatase 2C family protein; FUNCTIONS IN: protein serine/threonine phosphatase activity, catalytic activity; INVOLVED IN: protein amino acid dephosphorylation; LOCATED IN: protein serine/threonine phosphatase complex; EXPRESSED IN: 19 plant structures; EXPRESSED DURING: 7 growth stages; CONTAINS InterPro DOMAIN/s: Protein phosphatase 2C, manganese/magnesium aspartate binding site (InterPro:IPR000222), Protein phosphatase 2C-related (InterPro:IPR001932), Protein phosphatase 2C, N-terminal (InterPro:IPR014045); BEST Arabidopsis thaliana protein match is: Protein phosphatase 2C family protein (TAIR:AT2G30020.1); Has 6733 Blast hits to 6560 proteins in 362 species: Archae - 6; Bacteria - 120; Metazoa - 1758; Fungi - 815; Plants - 2713; Viruses - 9; Other Eukaryotes - 1312 (source: NCBI BLink).) translates to MTNKLRSEETITSLSSFMASTLSIASPSPCSIPLSVTKVSPLKRKRPTHLNIPDLNPQQPISTDYFRFREGDAKVSPLKRKRPAHLNIPDLNPQQPIRTDYFSFTDFAHQNGTVSFGGNGFGVVSRNGKKKFMEDTHRIVPCLVGNSKKSFFGVYDGHGGAKAAEFVAENLHKYVVEMMENCKGKEEKVEAFKAAFLRTDRDFLEKGVVSGACCVTAVIQDQEMIVSNLGDCRAVLCRAGVAEALTDDHKPGRDDEKERIESQGGYVDNHQGAWRVQGILAVSRSIGDAHLKKWVVAEPETRVLELEQDMEFLVLASDGLWDVVSNQEAVYTVLHVLAQRKTPKESEEENLVQGFVNMSPSSKLRRASLVKSPRCAKSQSYYYNSENESPSLNREIGSSPSKSPITPWKSLWAKAACKELANLAAKRGSMDDITVVIIDLNHYKG